From Cucumis melo cultivar AY chromosome 1, USDA_Cmelo_AY_1.0, whole genome shotgun sequence, a single genomic window includes:
- the LOC103489649 gene encoding LOB domain-containing protein 4-like: MASSEMMMSGSCKKGNGAAAPCAACKLLRRRCAHDCVFAPYFPADHPHKFSSVHKVFGASNVSKLLQELPEQQRSDAVSSMVYEANARIRDPVYGCVGTISCLQQQVDALQQQLAITQAQLVQLKMGQFTTTSQSSSSTDDFLSPPPNINVAASSSLWSC; encoded by the exons ATGGCATCGTCGGAGATGATGATGAGTGGGAGCTGCAAAAAGGGGAATGGTGCAGCCGCGCCGTGCGCTGCCTGCAAGCTTTTGCGGCGGCGGTGTGCTCACGACTGTGTGTTTGCTCCTTATTTTCCGGCGGATCATCCCCACAAATTCTCCAGTGTTCACAAAGTCTTTGGTGCTAGTAATGTCAGCAAATTGTTGCAG GAGTTGCCAGAGCAGCAACGGAGCGATGCAGTAAGTTCGATGGTATATGAGGCAAATGCAAGGATTCGAGATCCGGTGTACGGATGCGTGGGAACAATATCATGTCTACAACAGCAAGTGGATGCATTGCAGCAACAACTAGCAATAACACAGGCCCAACTGGTTCAATTGAAAATGGGGCAATTTACAACAACATCACAATCATCATCTAGTACAGATGACTTCCTTTCTCCTCCGCCCAATATCAATGTGGCCGCATCCTCATCATTATGGTCCTGCTAG